In Oncorhynchus nerka isolate Pitt River linkage group LG26, Oner_Uvic_2.0, whole genome shotgun sequence, one DNA window encodes the following:
- the LOC135564756 gene encoding oocyte zinc finger protein XlCOF19-like, which produces MDRDRASPSPSNLPESPGHNSPGSALLLDLKRVSVRLVDCRKTAGQSGAVREGHKEGDLISSRDTPNSRSLSGRGLSSGEPQPHVAEETEKTLSKSEHLKKPQQRRTGKKPHHCCSDCGKIFTSRSGFIIHQRSHTGKKPYCCSQCGKSFTASQTLKYHLRIHSGERPYPCLDCGKSFAYLGALNIHKLTHTGVKPYSCDQCGKSFSQSGHLTTHQLTHTGVKPYSCDQCGKSFALTSSLTRHQRTHTGEKPYVCLCGKSFAVASNLTTHQRTHTRDKPYSCYQCGKSFASSETLTIHQRIHTAKKPFCCGQCGKSFAVAFS; this is translated from the exons GACAGAGCTAGTCCGTCCCCCTCCAACCTGCCGGAGTCCCCTGGTCACAACTCTCCTGGTAGCGCCTTACTGCTGGATCTGAAGAGGGTTTCTGTGCGGCTGGTCGACTGCAGGAAAACAGCAGGGCAGAGTGGGGCTGTGAGAGAAGGACACAAGGAGGGAGATTTGATATCATCAA GGGACACCCCTAACTCTCGTTCTCTTAGTGGGAGGGGTTTATCATCTGGGGAGCCTCAGCCACATGTTgctgaagagacagagaagactcTCTCCAAATCAGAACATCTCAAGAAACCCCAGCAGAGACGTACAGGGAAGAAACCTCaccactgctgctctgactgtgggaagattTTCACAAGCCGAAGTGGCTTCATTATTCACCAGCGGAGTCACACCGGAAAGAAACCGTACTGCTGCtctcagtgtgggaagagtttcactGCTTCTCAAACCTTAAAATATCATCTGAGAATTCATTCAGGGGAGAGGCCTTACCCCTGCCTTGATTGTGGGAAAAGCTTTGCTTATTTGGGCGCCCTAAACATACACAagctaacacacactggagtgaagccttatagctgtgatcaatgtgggaagagcttcagtcAGTCTGGCCACCTGACAacacaccaactaacacacactggagtgaagccttatagctgtgatcagtgtgggaagagctttgctCTAACTTCCTCCCTGACTAGACACCAGCgtacacacactggagagaaaccttatgtCTGTCTATGTGGGAAGAGCTTTGCTGTAGCTTCCAATCTGACTACACACCAGCGAACACACACCAGAGATAAGCCTTATAGTTGTTATCAGTGTGGAAAGAGCTTTGCTTCTTCAGAAACACTAACTATACACCAGCGCATACACACAGCAAAGAAACCTTTTTGCTGTggtcagtgtgggaagagctttgctGTAGCTTTCTCCTGA